AAGTTACAAGACTTGCATGAATGCTACATTTCTTATCTAAAAGATCATATATAGTACGTGCTTTAAGAACGAGTGTGTTTGTATCCAGCTCGACAAACGGGCCTGCTGTTTGCTGTTTGagtaaaagcaaaagaaaacagcaaggagGACGCGACACAGTCTAGCTGAGCATTtagaattaaaaacaaaatatgcacAGACCCCACACCAAATGACAACAACTGCAATAACATGACTGATTCCTGTAGTCACTAAACCTTGGCATCAGTACACAAATgactcattacatttttttttttttttttgaagatgacatgtgtgtatgtgtgccttgGTGTGTGCAATCTTACCAGCTCGTTGGTGTGTTTGGACCAGGCCAGGTTGCAGACCTGTGAGCCGGTGTCGATGCACTGGAGCGGCTGAGCCGTGAGCGTGTTCCAGAAGCGGATGCAGCGGTCGGCTGTTCCTCCTCCGGACGCCAGGAGGCCGTGTTGGTGGGGAGACCACGCGATGGCCTTCACCGCTGCTAAATGCTCAGTGTACTGCTGAACAGGCGCCACGCTCGAGTGATTCCACACCAGCAGCtgggtgaaagagagagaaggagagagtgtgtgtgtgtttaaaaacgCATTCAGAGAGACAGCGTCGACATGTTTTTCTTACACTTCATTCACGTCTGCTACCTTGTTATCGTTTCCCCCAGAGGCGAGCAGCTGGTGGTCGGTGCTCCATTTGAGGCCACACACTTCCTGCCTGTGACCTTGCAGTCTGCGCTCGGACTGCAGCGGCGGGGTCCTGATGTCCCTCTGTAGGATCATGCGGTCCCGACTGCCTGAGGAAAGCTGGTCTGCGTTCCACGCCAACGCACCTGACGACAACAAAGGGGGGGGATATTACCACACCGTCGTAAGCAGATCTGTTAAACTCtgtaaaatgtaaacttttCTTCAGACAACACATACGCAACTCATTCGAATCTTATATTCAACAGAATGAGCCTCTGCCAaagaataaatgcattaaatttaatctgcaatattaaatttgtaaaaaaactgtaaaaaaaaaaaaaaaagtacagtacaagGGCTTACCTTTAtagtctgtttttttgtttttaaaataatgtattacGCTGTTTACTaaaaacaattctttttttgtttgtttaccacATCctaaatttgcatttttttccacatttcatGGATGCTCTAGAAACGTAACTCTGGGGTATTTCACGGGTTTTGATCTGTTTGATCTTACCGACTCGGGCTGTGTGTCCCTCCAGTGTGAACAGCTTCTTCCCAGCCGCTGCGTCCCAGATCTGCACGAACCCTTTGTGCGTTCCCACAGCCACGTGATTTCCCTGAAGCGGAAAAAAACCCCGGTGAGACGCCCGCAAACACAAATACCTCGGAACGGTCACCATATGAATTCTATCAGGAAGGAGTTCTCACAGTTCTGCTTACCCTCTCTGACCAGCCGACAGACGTCACCGAGTCTCCCTCTATAGACAGGTCGCACAGCCGCGTCACCTGCGCAGAGAACGCTTTTAATACTCCCGAAAACGAACTCGGTTCAGAGACAGACGGTAAGGTTTCGGAAAGAAATCCTCCGTGACGAGACGACATACCTGGCTTGTGCAGGCGCTCCACAGGTAGACGCAGGTCCCCAGTCCAACGCTGAGCACGTTTAAAGACGACCAGTCCACCAGGTTGAGGTAGAAATCGTCTTGCAGCTCTGGCGCATCCAAGACCTTGAAAGGGATCTTGGAGATTTTGCGAGTCGGCTTTCTCGGGGATCGGAGCAGCTTTTGGctacaggaaaagaaaaaaaagagggaggaTTAATTTAAACAGCCAGGACTCCGTTATGCTTTATTAGTTTTCTCGGGTGGTGTTTGGAAGGTCACCTTTTGCTGCTGACGGGAGACAGGGAGTAAGGAGAGACGTTGTTTCCATCGTCGGGCGTGGCTCTCTTGGCGCTGAGTGTATACTgcaaacagaacaaaaataaaataaaatctctgAGATCTTCCCAAGATGatataagataaaatatactttattgtccCAGAGGAGAAATAAGTTTTGGAGAAGCCATAGAATTCATAGAACTGTAATCATTAATGACGGTattgagaataataataatttttttttttttttaaacagcaaatagcaaaaacagatgtaaaaaagtagaaatattTGTACAGGACATCCTGATTGCTTTGTCCATGATACTATTGCATATAagatgcattatttatttagcaccCTTATCAAGGGAGGAACAAAGAAACGCTTCGAAAGACGACTGGTCTCACATTTAAAAGCTCTACATCTCCTGTCTGATGATAACAATTCATACTCAGAATATAATAAATCTGCTGAAATTTGTAATATTATAAGATATTGTAAGATTATTTCACTCCAATATTTTCCAAGATCCTTTTAAAGCAACACAATTCATCGCCAGCCGTTCCTAAAAA
This region of Clarias gariepinus isolate MV-2021 ecotype Netherlands chromosome 9, CGAR_prim_01v2, whole genome shotgun sequence genomic DNA includes:
- the fzr1a gene encoding fizzy/cell division cycle 20 related 1a isoform X2, whose protein sequence is MDQDYERRLLRQINVQNDNSSPIKVTDVIRHLTPTKSPMSSPSKHGDRFIPSRAGANWSINFHRINENEKSPSQNKKTKDATSDTGKADGLAYSALLKNELLGAGIEKVQDPQTEDRRLQPSTPEKRSLFSYTLSAKRATPDDGNNVSPYSLSPVSSKSQKLLRSPRKPTRKISKIPFKVLDAPELQDDFYLNLVDWSSLNVLSVGLGTCVYLWSACTSQVTRLCDLSIEGDSVTSVGWSERGNHVAVGTHKGFVQIWDAAAGKKLFTLEGHTARVGALAWNADQLSSGSRDRMILQRDIRTPPLQSERRLQGHRQEVCGLKWSTDHQLLASGGNDNKLLVWNHSSVAPVQQYTEHLAAVKAIAWSPHQHGLLASGGGTADRCIRFWNTLTAQPLQCIDTGSQVCNLAWSKHTNELVSTHGYSQNQILVWKYPSLTQIAKLTGHSYRVLYLAMSPDGEAIVTGAGDETLRFWNVFSKTRSTKESVSVLNLFTRIR
- the fzr1a gene encoding fizzy/cell division cycle 20 related 1a isoform X1: MDQDYERRLLRQINVQNDNSSPIKVTDVIRHLTPTKSPMSSPSKHGDRFIPSRAGANWSINFHRINENEKSPSQNKKTKDATSDTGKAADGLAYSALLKNELLGAGIEKVQDPQTEDRRLQPSTPEKRSLFSYTLSAKRATPDDGNNVSPYSLSPVSSKSQKLLRSPRKPTRKISKIPFKVLDAPELQDDFYLNLVDWSSLNVLSVGLGTCVYLWSACTSQVTRLCDLSIEGDSVTSVGWSERGNHVAVGTHKGFVQIWDAAAGKKLFTLEGHTARVGALAWNADQLSSGSRDRMILQRDIRTPPLQSERRLQGHRQEVCGLKWSTDHQLLASGGNDNKLLVWNHSSVAPVQQYTEHLAAVKAIAWSPHQHGLLASGGGTADRCIRFWNTLTAQPLQCIDTGSQVCNLAWSKHTNELVSTHGYSQNQILVWKYPSLTQIAKLTGHSYRVLYLAMSPDGEAIVTGAGDETLRFWNVFSKTRSTKESVSVLNLFTRIR